aaaaaaatattgaagttcaaataatgaaaatagcaagtattatttatataaaatacacaATACTAtgttaaatttctaaaaaaaattaatttttatagattcggCGACaatcaataacaaatataaccCATCGATTACCAAATTCAGCTACTATCCCtcgtatatttaaatttacagcaatacttttcaaatttctattaaaagatgcccatgatttttttgtagaacAGGCTAATATAGACCACAAAATGAGATCTggatttgacaattttttggAATGTTTAAATCTGTATATGGATCACGAAAGTATTGCAAATGAAAGCTACAAGTGACAATATACAGATCAGTTATAATAGAAAATGGTGCAATAATGCGTCTTACTAACAGTTATTATGGCGAGCCTTGGTATAGTAATGTGTCTGTTCGTATGAATTCtgatgaattatttgattacgCTTCTGATCAAGGCATTTGTTACGGGcaggtaattttttaattgatttgatactacatatttatataatattgctaatttaaaaatgattttttaaattaaggtTTTATTAATAGCGAAAATAGAACTTaagaatcaaaatattccattaAATCTCGCATTAATTCAGTGGTATGacttcaaatttcaaaatcaacCACATCTTTATGGGTGTCCCTTACTAGAAATTACGGAAATCTATAACTTTATTCGATATAGAAGCAATACAAATATATCGTACATATAGTATCCggtttaataaaacaaatgaatattttgtaaataaatacatattttaataaagtttattatatttaacgaCAGCGATACTAATATCTTGTATAACGTTACTGATCTAAAATATGACTAttacttttccttttttgataagGTAAGTTTTATGGATTTCCGTAAAGTTACGGTTGAATGCGTAAATTGTTCcatttttattggttagaCTGTTCATGTCTGATCGGTTACACCAACTAATAAATTCGTGATCAAAAAATGCTGATCAAACAACCCCTGACTAATATATAATGAGTTGGAATTTTATTTCACTCAGGAGTGGtatcattagattttttataatgtgtaTGCATGCTTatgttttcaaaattatataaattttttatcgtacaaagaaaaactttaatgTTTATTGTTTCCATGTAAGATAcgactgacataattattactactaaGTATGCAAAGGTTTCTGCAGTTCCTGCGAATTCTACTTTAATGACTTGTACGAAAAATTGCTTAGTTTAGTATAATGAGTAAGTATCGAAATAAAGCGAATTtctatccataataataaaacatgtTCACgtgtttatgttttatttccatatatgatataacaatgatataattattaaatattcgaaGGTTCAAGGTTCCTGCGGATTCTACTTTAATGACTTGTCAAAAAATTGCTTGGTTTAGTATAATGAGTAAGTATCGAAATCATGCGGTtctatccataataataacaaggAAAAAACTCATGTTCAcgcgtaattatttatttccatataaagtgatataattattgaatattcgAAGGTTTTACTGCGTTACTGCTTTAATGACTGGTAGcctggtttagaataatgagtaagtaATCGAAATTATCGCTATGTTCGCGTGCgtgtttttatttcctcaactgacataattattactaagaaagtttttttgcttggtttagaataatgagtaattatgcgaattgtacgaaaaaatttcctggtttagaataatgagtaattatgcgaattgtacgaaaaaatttcctggtttagaataatgagtaattatgCAATTTATCTTTATGTTCACGcgcatttgtttttatttccttgactgacataattattactaagaaagtTTCTGCGGTTCTGCTTAATGACTGGTACGAAAATTtgcatgatgtaattattGAGTATTCGAAAGTTTCTGTTAATGACTGGTACGAAAAATTGCTTGATTTGGtttaaagagtttttttttttcataaataatggtcaattttttttcttcagaaatatttttttttcttaaattgtaAGAAATCCCATTTTTCAAAAGTATCATTATGGAATCAGGAAATAAATTGAGAGAATCCTCTCGTAAGAAAATTGAGGAATTGCTAATCGGGGAATCACAAGCGCAGTGATAGAAGCTGAAGCCGAAGCAGAAACAACAACAGTAAAACCAACATCAACACCAGCGAAACCATCAATGACGAAGTTAACGTTCTTCAGACTAAGAGATGGCTTCttgtaaattcaaaaattgaaggtattcgcaaatatttaagaaattaataaaattatcttgtaattaatatttattgtaattatggtacagtcaactccctctatagtcactcccgttatagtcacattctactatatagtcacaccagttgaatgttcaaaacactttattattaaaatctatcctatatagtcacaatctatctatagtcactatcacacctatcctcaaaaatcttatattaaaaagaactgtttataatcacagttatataaagaatatattaaataacttggcatctaataatcgtacaaagatgtatcatagcttgttagaatcgtctcactgagacgaatcgaatggtggtagttttatccttttccgatcactggctgacgagttattcaacaaaatgttaaacatcggcattataatatttcttgatttacgtttactgcgccatttaacattttgctaaatttctcggtacctagtgattgtaaaaagacgatttatagctcgttggaatcgcctcatcgagacgaatcgaatggtggtaagctcatctctctgtgatcaatattgacggagttattacttaaaaaccatttaatattttttaatttcggaaattgatctagtgattggatttcgatgtatcttataccattagattcgtctcatcaagacgaatcgaatggtagtaagatcgtctttctaggatcaatattgacagagttattacacaaaaaccattaatattttttaatttcggaaattaatctagtgattggatttcgacgtatttcataccattagaaccgtctcatcaagacgaatcgaatggcggtaagatcatctctctacgattaatattggcgaagttacgatacaataaatttttaagtataattctggctaaaattatgttaatttttggccggaattatgatatacaaatataagaaattttttatatagtcacatctctttataatcaccaaatatggactgtcccaaatgtgtgactataaagagagttgactgtagaTCGATTAACaaagattgaaaataaaatcaatactTTAAGTAAAGAAATACACGAGTTTAAATccgaattaaaaaatttactttctgataaaataaatttgtcatcAAGCGTTAAAGAATCATTCATAGTGGTAGGAAtatctttgaaatatttaattttattatttatttacgttctaattattttgattgaaGGATATTTAGTACTGAACCATGAGAgttttttctctaattttacTGAAGACGATTGGATCACGTATTACAACGAGAATATACATAAACAAGTAAGTCCTTATTCGAtaacaaaatgtttaataaaataaaataaaatattaagtattaactTTCTTTGTAAAGTTAACAAAACAAGTACGGTCCGTAAGAGGAACATTGTCCTCGAAATCAAGGGAggctattttttctatattcggATCCTGTTTACCACCTATAAACACAAATGCCAGGCCGTCTGAAGTAGCAAAGTGGGAGAGAAAACCCGAAGTTAAAGATTGTTTTGAAGGCCtgttcaaaaaaatgaatcctAAGGACAAAAATTCTTCGATTGTTTTAGCAAGCGTTATTGACAGAAGTCCTCCAAAATGACCATTCTAATGCAGCTTGCATATGTTCTTGTGATCTGCTCAACAATTTTAAACCCAAATCATGACGAAATAAGGTGTAAAAAGAATATCATGaaacaaaaagttaaaaaatttttagtaagtttgtaattttgtagtagcatttaataaaatatcatttcgCTGGCTAatcatattattctttaaagaaaaaaataacaaaaatagtCAACGGGGTATAAGATATTCCGATTTTGAAGATAATAGCTATGAGGAAGAAGAAAGCGGAAATGAAactgaagatgaagatgatgatgtataataaggtgaattttattgtatgcgtaagatatttttttattggtgtGGCGAGGACTGGtgaattttatgtttttgcgattaatttgtatataaaatttattaatttgagttTTTCTCATTTGGCTGATAActgttaaacaaataaaagaatttttatccatgaaacacaaaattattttgaatttgatcgcacaaaatttatcaattttgttaaaattcatttttttgttcctcttttgcaatatttggaaagttaaatttatttctatcaaGTCTGATGCCGAGTACCGAccataagaaattataaatttgtgaaaaGTGTTACAAATTAACCTCTagttatttgttatattatttatatagtatatattatcaaCACGTCATGCATATTtctcttaattttatatttatcacgcaagaatttttttttaatagtcgAGGCAGAATTAATTTAGACTCTaccaaaatcatataatttgaCTCACAGATtacgaattaattttataaatctagtaaatttgataaattaaccTATTATGGCATATACATATGTTCTACGCGATCatctaaaaatagctaaacacgaattaaataaataaacttaatattctCTATACGCTCTATTTTGCAAGGACCGCTCATTGTACATTTGCGTAGCAGAAGACTAGCAGAAGTATCATggaaagtatttatatatattcataggctttatgaatatttataatattaataaattatacgtGAAAAAGCTTTGCAACAGCTGCTGGAAAAATGAACGCGTACTTTCAATATAGTAGAAGTATGgaagttatttatatttcataatttcattaatattcgTAGGTTTACGactatttcataatattaataattgttcatGGAAAGTTTTGCGTACAATATAATGGTAAAGGTATGGAAAGTATTTATACTCcataatttaactattttatacaatattaataattataactgtTGGTCTAACTTTTGAacttataaagtaaaaataaaattaacgcGTGCTCTCAATGTAGTAGTGTAGAAGGAATGGAAGgtatttgtactttgtaatttcgttaatgtgtttacgtcttttttataaaaaatattaataatcacgcATAATGAACTGTTGGTTTAACTTTTTGAACTTGtagaaataaagttaacgCGTGCTCTCAACGTAATAGTGTAAAAGAGATGGAAGGTATGTATTCcttaattttgttaatgttCGTAGGTTTAcgactttttaataataatcacaacTGTTG
Above is a window of Rhizophagus irregularis chromosome 15, complete sequence DNA encoding:
- a CDS encoding uncharacterized protein (SECRETED:cutsite_CST-IL; SECRETED:prob_0.1569); SECRETED:SignalP(1-16) codes for the protein MTILMQLAYVLVICSTILNPNHDEIRCKKNIMKQKVKKFLVKKNNKNSQRGIRYSDFEDNSYEEEESGNETEDEDDDV